A single Polyodon spathula isolate WHYD16114869_AA chromosome 6, ASM1765450v1, whole genome shotgun sequence DNA region contains:
- the LOC121317750 gene encoding basic proline-rich protein-like — PPTPPPPPPPPPPPPPPPPPHPTPPPPPPPPPPPPPPPPPPPPPPPPPPPPPPPPPPPPPPPPPPPPPPPPPPPPPPPPPPPPPPPPPPPPPPPPPPPPPPPPPPPPPHSPPHPPHPRPPPPPPPPPPPPPPPPPPPPPPPPPPPPPPPPPPPPPPPPPPPPPPPPPPPPPPPPPPPPPPPPPPPPPPPPPPPPPPPPPPPPPPPPPPPPPPPPPPPPPPPPPPPPPPPPPPPPPPPPPPPPPPPPPPPPPPPPPPPPPPPPPPPPPPPPPPPPPPPPPPPPPPPPPPPPPPPPPPPPPPPPPPPPPPPPPPPPPPPPPPPPPPPPPPPPPPPPPPPPPPPPPPPPPPPPPPPPPPPPPPPPPPPPPPPPPPPPPPPPPPPPPPPPPPPPPPPPPPPPPPPPPPPPPPPPPPPPPPPPPPPPPPPPPPPPPPPPPPPPQPPPPPPTPPPPPPPPPPPPPPPPPPPPPPPPPPPPPPPPPPPPPPPPPPPPPPPPPPPPPPPPPPPPPPPPPPPPPPPPPP; from the coding sequence ccccccaccccccccccccccccccccccccccccccccccccccccccccccccccccccaccccacccccccccccccccccccccccccccccccccccccccccccccccccccccccccccccccccccccccccccccccccccccccccccccccccccccccccccccccccccccccccccccccccccccccccccccccccccccccccccccccccccccccccccccccaccccccccccccccccccccccccccccccccccccccccccccccccccccccccccccccccccccccccccccctccccactcccccccccaccccccccacccccgccccccccccccccccccccccccccccccccccccccccccccccccccccccccccccccccccccccccccccccccccccccccccccccccccccccccccccccccccccccccccccccccccccccccccccccccccccccccccccccccccccccccccccccccccccccccccccccccccccccccccccccccccccccccccccccccccccccccccccccccccccccccccccccccccccccccccccccccccccccccccccccccccccccccccccccccccccccccccccccccccccccccccccccccccccccccccccccccccccccccccccccccccccccccccccccccccccccccccccccccccccccccccccccccccccccccccccccccccccccccccccccccccccccccccccccccccccccccccccccccacccccccccccccccccccccccccccccccccccccccccccccccccccccccccccccccccccccccccccccccccccccccccccccccccccccccccccccccccccccccccccccccccccccccccccccccccccccccccccccccccccccccccccccccccccccccccccccccccccccccccccccccccccccccccccccccccccccccccccccccccccccccccccccccccccccccccccccccccccccccccccccccccccccccccccccccccccccccccccccccccccccccccccccccccccccccccccccccccccccccccccccccccccccccccccccccccccccccccccccccccccccccccccccccccccccccccccccccccccccccccccccccccccccccccccccccccccccccccccccccccaacccccaccccccccccccacccccccccccccccccccccccccccccccccccccccccccccccccccccccccccccccccccccccccccccccccccccccccccccccccccccccccccccccccccccccccccccccccccccccccccccccccaccccccccccccccccccccccccccccccccccccccccccccccccccccccccccccccccccccccccccaccc